In Roseibium algicola, the DNA window CAGGATTTTCTCTTCATCCGGACCGGAGACTTCCAGAACGCGTGCCGGCTTGCCGTCCTGCAGCAGGGCCAGGGCGGCTTCCATGACGGGCAGCACAGCCTTGGCTTCCTTGTCGCCGCCGGAGGCCTTTTTCTTCAGCGGTGCAATGCGGCGCTCAAGGCTTTCCATGTCGGCGACCATGAGTTCGGTCTCGACCGTTTCGGCATCGGCGATCGGGTCGACGGTGCCTTCCACATGGGTGATGTCGTCGTCTTCAAAACAGCGCAGCACGTGTGCGATGGCATCGACTTCGCGAATGTTGGCCAGGAACTGGTTGCCGAGGCCTTCGCCCTTGGAAGCGCCGCGCACGAGGCCGGCGATGTCGACAAAGGTGATGCGCGTCGGAATGACTTCCTTGGACCCTGCAACTTGACGGATCGCGTAGAGGCGCGGATCCGGAACGGCAACTTCGCCCGTATTCGGCTCGATGGTGCAGAACGGATAGTTGGCAGCCTGTGCAGCTGCCGTCTTGGTGAGCGCGTTGAAGAGTGTGGACTTGCCGACATTCGGCAGTCCGACAATGCCGCACTGGAAACCCATGGGAGTTCGCTTTCGGTTGGTCTTGAGACTTTGCAGCGCTAAATGCCCGAGCCGGGTCAAGAGGTCAAGGCTTTGGCGGACTGCGGGCGGGTGTTTGTCAAGAGCATGTCAGGATGAAGCGGCAAAAGGAAAGGCGTCCGGCGATGTGATCCGGCTGAAAGCTTCCCTCCGGTTGTTTATCGGTTATAGTCGTGTGGGTGTTTTGGGCGATTGTTTTGGGAATTGGGACGCGATGATTTTCAGTCGCAAGAAACACGGGTTTCTGTGTGCATTTTCCGGCAGCCTGTTTGCCACCCTGGCTGCCGTCACCACTTGTGCCACTGTTTTCTCGGCAAGTCCGGCATCTGCACAAAGCTTCAATCCGCGTGATCTGACGGGCCTTCTGGGCGATGCGCCGATCGATCCTGCGCTGCTGGAAGGCGTCGGACAGGTAAATGTCACACGGGCCTATATCCCCGACGCGATCGACCTGTCGCCAATGATGCCACCACCCCTGCTGCAGACATACGGCAGCTGTGTTTCCTATGCCATCGGGTATGCCATGCGCGGCTATTACGCTGCGCTTGAAAACAACGTGGAACCCGGCAACCGCACCTTCACGCCAAGTCCGGCGTTTCTCCATTCGCAGATCCGCAACCGGCAGGAGGCCTGTGAAACCGCCGGAAGTCATGCTCTTCTGGCGATGGCCTATTTCAAGGGCAACGGCTCTCCCGACCAGGACGACATTCCGGACGCCGCCATGTGCTCGGAACGGGTGGAAACCGCAACGATGGCCCCCGACAGGTTCCGCATTCGAAACTTCCTGTTCGTGTTCGACAAGGGTCGCCAGCGCCGCAACGCGACGGACCGGGATCTGGATGCGATCAAGCAGCAGCTGGCGGCGGGTAACCCCGTGGCCACCGGGTTCCTGATGGTCGGCGTGGTGCCGTCCTCCCAGACGCCGGACGGGGTGACGCTGCAATATCTGAAATCGGGAGAGATCTACCAGGGATCGCTCGGGCGTCACAGCGGGGCCGCCGGAGGCCACCAGATGGTGTTCGTCGGGTACGATGAACGGCGTCAGGCATTCCTCGTCCAGAACTCCTGGGGGCCATACTGGTCCGGAGACGGGTATGGCTGGATCAGCTACGAGGCAACGAAGGCCGACATGCACAACGCATCGATCATGCGCACGTCCATCGTGCCGCCGCGTCCGGTGCCAGGGCTGACCAGAACCGACCGGGACAATGAGGTGGCCTTTGCGGGGGATAGCTGCAGCAGCCTTTACGTGAGCGAAGATACGCCGGACGGCATGCCGCTGCTCGCCGGTTTCGTGAGCACACAGGAAGCTCTCCGGAAACTGGAAGCGGAGTTTCCGCCCGAGCAGCTTCAGAAAATAGATGTCAGACCCTGGCCCGTGTGTGAAGCCCTGAAGACTCTTGCCCGGCCACTGGCGGAACCTTCGCGACCGCGCATTCGGCTCCTGGGAGGCAGCGCGGATCTACGCTACGGAGATTCGCTGGCCTTCGAGGTGACTGCGCCGGATTTCGCCTCGTTTCTCTATATCGTCTATCTGCAGGCCGACGGCACTGTGGTGAACCTCTTGCCGCGTCGCGGTCCGGTGCGCCAGCAGGTGCAATTCGGCGACCGTTTCGTCTATGGCGACGGCCGGCAGGGGCGTCAGAAGTTCACCGTGCAGCCACCTGCCGGGTCGGAAGCCATTATCGTGATTGCAGCTCATAGCCCCGTCATCCAACTGGAAGAACTGGAAAACGGCGGATCCGGGCAATTCTCCATGCCTGTGAGCGCTGAGGGCGGCGCCGGTACCGCGGACGACAGATATTTCCTTACGGCATTGCGGGCAGGGATGGCGGACCGGCCGGACGAAATGAGCCTGCCACGTGAGATTTCTGCAGCCGTCCTTCATTTGACGATCCGGGAAGAGTGACACTCAAAGGTTTCGACATGCGCTTTCTTATCGAATTTGCGACCGCCCGCCTGGCATTGGCACCCGTTCTGGCGCTGCTGGTCACCATGATGCTGCCAGCCGGCGCCTCCGCCCAGTCCGTCACGCCGGATCAGATCATCAACGCGTTGTTGCCAGACGCCGGCGCGCCGAAATCCCGGTCCATGCGAAAGCAGGAACCGCACCCGTTTCGCGGGATCAGCATCGAGGGCCAGTTGCCGCCGGAAGTGGAGCTGCCGCGCATCAATCTGACGGTCAATTTCGAGTTCGATTCCGCCTCACTGACCAACGACGGCATTCTGACGTTGCAGGCGCTCGGACAGGCCTTGCAGGATCCACGGCTCAGGAACATGCGTTTCCAGATCGCCGGGCACACGGACCTGCGCGGCACGTCGGCCTATAATCTGGACCTGTCGAAACGAAGGGCCTTCATGGTCGCGGAGTTTCTGGCAGCGTTCTATACGATCCCCCGTGAACGGCTTGTGCCGGTGGGGTACGGCGAAAGCCGTCCTGTCGATCCGGGCGATCCGGCCAGCGGCCGCAACAGGCGGGTGGAGATCATCAACGTTCAGCCGCTGTCCTGACCGCCAAAGGCAGGCAGCCCCGTTGCGCTGGTGTTCTTGAAGGGACCGGCCTCAGTCGCCGCCGCCGAGCAGCTTCTTCAGCATGTCAGCCATGGGTCCTGACTTGGGCAAATTGACTGACTTGCCTTGCCGGGCCTGGCGGATATGGCTCTGGCCCTTGGGTTTGGCTGGTGCGGGGGTGCCCTGTCCGGGAGCAATGGCCTTGGCGGCTCCAGTCATGCCGTCCTTCGCCTTGCTCTCCTGGCTCATGCCCTTGCGCTGTGCCTTTTCGGGCTCCAGGGCCAGGGTCAACTTGTTGGCAAACTGGCTGTCCTTGCCTTCGGCCAGCAATGCAGCCTGATCGGCGACTTCCATCAGGAGCGGCTCCAGCCAGTCCCGATCGGCCTTTGCGAAATCACCCAGCACGTAGTTGGACACCAGCTTCTTGTCGCCCGGATGACCGATGCCGAGGCGCAGCCGGCGGTAGCTTTCGCCGATATGCGCCGTGATTGATCTCAGACCGTTGTGGCCGCCGTGGCCGCCGCCGATCTTCATGCGGAATTTCGCGGGCGGCAGGTCGAGTTCGTCGTAGATGACGACAATGTCTGCCGGCTCGATCTTGTAGAACCGCATGGCTTCGCCGACAGAGCGGCCGGATTCGTTCATGTAGGTGCTGGGTTTCAGCAGCAGGACCTTTTCCGAGCCGAGGCGGCCTTCGGAAACCTGACCTTGAAAACGGGCTTTCCAGGGCTGGAAGCCGGAGTGGCGGCGATGGATCTCATCAACGGCCATGAAACCGATATTGTGCCGATTGCCTTCGTATTTGGCGCCCGGATTTCCCAGGCCGACGATCAATTTCATGGTGTGCCTTTCAAGGTAGAGCGTGTTGCATTTAGCGCAATGCAGACAGGCTGGCTAATCCTGAAACAAAAAAGCAGCCGATGGCGGCTGCTCTGCAAGTTTTCCCGCAAGGGGAAGGGAGGCGGAGACCGCCTCCCGATTTTTAAAGCAAGGCTGCAGCTTATTCAGCTTCGCCTTCACCTTCTTCTGCTTCAGCTTCGTCGTCGGTCTCTTTCATACCGGCCGGAGCAGCGATCGTGGCGATGGTGAAATCGCGATCGGTGATGGTCGGCTGGCAGCCTTCCGGCAGCTTCACTGCGGAAATGTGCAGGCTGTCGCCCGGCTGTGCCTTGGCCAGGTCGATTTCGAGAGCTTCCGGAATGTTGTCGGCCGGAACGGTCATTTCGACGGTGTGGCGAACAATGTTCAGGACGCCGCCCTTCTTGATGCCCGGGCAGGTTTCTTCGTTCAGGAAGTGAACCGGAACTTCAACCGTCAGCGTGGAGCCCTTGGCAACGCGCAGGAAGTCGACGTGCATGACGTCGTCGCGTACCGGGTGCAGCTGGAAATCCTTGGCAATAACCTGATGCTTTTCGCCGTCCACATCGATGATACCGATGTGTGTAAGGAAACCACCCTTGTGCAGGGTAATGGTGGTTTCTTTCACCGGAATGGTGATCGGCAGTGCCTGTTTCTTGTCGCCGTAGATCACGGCAGGGAGAAGGCCTTCGCGACGCAGTGCCCGTGCGGCCCCCTTGCCCACCCGGTCCCGTGCCGACGCCTTCAGCTCATAGCTGGCAGCCATGGCAAAACTCCTTCGAGTGTATAGGTAACGGACCGGCGAACCACCGTGCCAGAAGACTCATGTTGTCCGGGATCGGTCCAGAAGCGCCTCCTCCAGGGGTGCAGGCGCGAGCGCGGATATACCCAAAGCGCAAGGAAAGTGCAAGTCCGCAGTCGCTCGTTTGTCGCAGGGGACCGCGGAAATTTCAAGCTGGTCACCTGCAAACCGGTCTGTAACACAGATTTGCTGAACCTTCCGGTTGACCGAATGGCTCGTCCGGCAGAGGCTGCGGTCCTCTGTGCGGGTATGTCTCCCGCTGTCCGAAATCGTTTTCCTAACCTTCCCTGTCTGAAAGAATCGACCCCATGGCCATCGATGAAGACCTCAACGACCGCTTGCGCGAGGCGCTTGGAAACAGGGCAGGCATCAGCGAGAAAAGGATGATGGGCGCAATGTGCTTTCTGCTGCATGGCCACATGATCGCGGGTGCCGACCGCACCAGGGAGGGGGAACGACGTTTCATCTTCCGTCTTGGCAAGTCCAGCCATGCTGTCGGGCTGGCACTGCCGGGTGCTGAACCGATCGTTCAGGGCGGGCGCACGTTGAGTGGCATGTTCTTCGTCGGTGAGGACGATTGCACCGACGAAGTTCTCCAAAACTGGCTGGATCTTGCCATCGCCAATGCTTTGACACTGCCGCCCAAAGGCGCCTGACCTATCCGTTGAGCCTTTTCGATGTGTCTTCCTGAAAGGCCGGATCGGCTTTTTTGGCGAAGGAGACACGCCAGGGTTCAGCCAGCTCTTCAAGTTCTGACAGGGCCTTTGCCACCGCCGGATCCAGCCGAGGGTTGAACCGGGCGTGGATGACCTCGCGCAGGTTCCAGTCCGGGCAGGGGCGTTCAACGACGGTCAACTCGTCGCCTGCCTGAAACGACCCTTCCTGCAGCACTCGGAAATACCAGCCGGTTCGGCCTGTCTTCTGGAAATGGGCTGCCTGCGTGGGGTTGTCTGTATGCATGTTCAGCTTCCAGCAGGGCTGCCGGCCCTGGGAAATCTGCATACGGACCGTGCCGGCCGACAGGATGTCGCCAATGCACAGGTCTTCCTCGGTAAAGCCTTTTGAAGCGATGTTCTCGCCGAAACCGCCTGGCTGATAGATTTCCGCCTTTTCCGGAAAGGCGTCCCGCCAGTGGGCATAATGCTCCGACGGATAGATATGCAGTGCCTTTTCCGGTCCGCCATGTACGGAAAGATCCGCCTGACGGTCGGTGGTGATGCCGGTGGAGCTGACCTGGAGGATACCATCTGCGCGGGTCTTGCGGATGGCAGACGGCTCCTTGCCCTCCCAACGGTGTTCTGGTTCTCCGGTAAAGAGGGAGACGATACGGGCTTTGGCGGTCATGGCTGATGGCTTTCGGCTGGTGTGTGTTCGTGGCAGAGCTGTGCGGCATCGACAGGCGAGAGCGGCACGTTGAGCAGCTGGCAATAGCCCCCCGTTTCCCTTGCCTCGTGATGGCGGCAGGTGCTGCAGAGACCGAACGAGCGGCCACCCCGCTGGTGCAGCATCGTCAGGACAAGTGCTTTCAGGGACGAGGCCAGCGACGCGGCGACGTCCGGCGGCAAGGCGTCGATGACATTCTCCAGAGACGAAGGGTCCTGCAACAGGTCCCGGCCTGCCTGGGTGACGTCATAACGAATGCTGCGCTTGTCTTCGTCCGAACGCGTTTCGGCAATCAGCTCCTTGCGGGAAAGTGCCTTGAGGGTTTGCGAAGCCGTGCCGCGTGTCGTTGCCAGAAAGTCGGCCACGTGCGAGGGCGCGCGTGAAAAGCGGTTTGCCCGGGCAAGATAGTTGAGGGCAGCAAATTGTGACGGGTTCAAAGGCCCGTTCCACTCCTCGGCAGCGGCAAGACGCGTCAATCGGTCGATCAGGTCGCGAATGGTCTGTGTGTCGGTTGGAGCAAACATGCTCTCTATGTAGCGAGTCGAAATTAAACTTGCAATAGTTTCGACTCGCTACTAATAAGACTGCGTCCTCAATCAAGGAGAAAGCCGATGTACAAATCCATTTCCCAAGCTGTTTTGATCGCAGGTATGTCAACGATCGCCCTGCCGACTGTGGCATCTGCAGGCGGCAATCACGCGCTCCACCAGACGGGAGCAATCCTGTCGCCGGAAAACCAGGAGATCGACCCGAATTTCGACATCCTGGCTGCCCATGTGCACCGCAAGGGGCGTGTCGTAACCTTCCACATGACACTGAAGGGAACGGCCGGTGCGAGCGTGCCGGAGGCAAACGGTGCACTCGCAGGGGCGCCGGTGCAGTCCTATGTCTGGCCAACGTCACTGAAACCGGAAACGGTCGGGTTTGAAGGGGGGAGCGGCATCCTTGCGCTGGTGGCTACCAGCCATCCGGATTTCGACGACACACCGCTTTTTGATGAAGACGGCGACGGCGACCTTCTGAACGATGGCGCGAATTGGCACTCGCACTGGGTGGTGCTGACACCGAACGAGGCCTGCGGTGCCGGCGCACTCTCCGTGCAGGATATTCCCGCTGACACCAATCCGAAGATGCCGGCCACCTGGCCGGGCCTGCCGATCTACATCGACAGCCCTGGATTTTCACCCGTGTTGGAGGCAGAGGAAATTACCCTCAACGTGGCCTTTGCCGATGAAAGCACTGTTGAGACCCTGTCGTATGACGGCGTCACGTCGGCCTTGCGGGTGAACCAGAACGTCCACGCCCCACTGCTGTGCGTCGTCGACGTCTTCGACGTTGCCTCCGGCGATCTCAGCCTGCCGGGAAAAATGACCGGGAACTGAGCCGCATCAGCACCAACCACTCACCGCGTCATTACCTGGCTTGATCCGGTAATCCATGCCGTTGCGGGACCTCGATCCCAAGGCCGTGACTGGGGTCGGGTAGCGGCATGGATGCCATGGTCGAGCCATGGCATGACGGGGGGAGGGGCTTGAAGCGACGGAGACGGCTGTGTCGCGAATGACCCGTGTGACAGTGCTTTTCTTGCGGGTGTCGTCTGCTTGCACCCAATCCTACCCATCGTCATTGCCGGGCTTGACCCGGCAATCCATGCCGTGACCGGGCCGGGTCCCTGGGCCGTGACTGGGGCAAGGAAACGGAATGGATGCCATGGTCGAGCCATGGCATAACGGGGGAAGGGGGCTCTGAGGGGCAGGGGCCGAACTTGGAAAAACCGTCAGCCCTCGTGCGGAGCGTAGGAGGCCGGATCGACCTGGGCCGGACGTCCTGGGAGGGTGAGTTGCGCCTGCCGGGCCGGGGTTGTTGCGATCACCTTGCCGGACTTGACGACCGCAAGGCGCGTTGCTTTCAGGCGAATGGCCTCGATCGTGTCTCGGGCCTGTAGCAGCACGAAGTCCGCCTTGCAGCCTTTGTCCAGACCGTAACCATCCAGGTTCATCGCCTTGGCCGGATGCGCGGTGACGCAGTCGTAGCAGTAGCGGATGGCGTCGCGGCTGGTCATCTGGGCAACGTGAAGCCCCATGGAGGCGACCTCCAGCATGTCGCCGGAGCCCATTGAGTACCAAGGGTCCATCACGCAGTCGTGGCCGAAGGCGACGTTGATGCCGTAGGACCGCATCTCCGGAACACGGGTCTGGCCGCGGCGCTTTGGATATGTGTCGTGGCGGCCCTGCAACGTGATGTTGATCAGTGGGTTTGCAATGGCATGCACTTCCGCTTCGGCGATCAGCGGCAACAGTTTGGAGACGTAGTAATTGTCCATGGAATGCATGGACGTCAGATGCGATCCGGCAACGCGGCCCTGCAGCCCGAGGCGCTGGGTCTGATAGGCGAGCGTCTCGATATGGCGCGACATCGGATCGTCGGTCTCGTCGCAGTGCATGTCGACCATCAGCCCGCGTTCTGCCGCGATTTCGCACAGCCGCGCGACCGATCGGGCACCGTCGTCCATGGTGCGCTCGAAATGCGGAATGCCGCCGACGATGTCGACGCCCATGTCGAGTGCCGTCAGAAGGTTCTTCTCGGCGGTGGCAGAGCGGTAGAGCCCGTCTTGGGGGAAGGCGACCAGTTGCAGGTCGATGTAGTCCTTCACCTTCTCGCGCACTTCCAGCAGGCCTTTGACGCCCGTCAGCCTGTCGTCGCACACATCCACATGGGTGCGGATCGCCAGCAGTCCCTGCGAGACGGCCAGATCGCAATATCTCAGGGCCCGTTCGACAACGGCATCGACGGTCAAGATCTCCTTCAGTTCTCCCCAAAGCGCGATGCCTTCCAGCAGCGTACCGCTGCGGTTCATGCGCGGCAGGCCGAGCGACAGCGTCGCATCCATGTGGAAGTGGCTGTCGATAAACGGTGGCGACACGAGGTGTCCGCCAGCATCGATCACCTGGCCGACGTCCGCGGTGATCCCGGCTTCCACAGCCTCGATACGGCCGTTCCGGCAGGCAATGTCGATGCCGTGGCGGCCGTCGGGCAGGTTGGCGTTCTTGACGAGGAGATCGAAACTCATGGGACTGTCTCAGCGTTGACCACGGAAGTAGGGCACAAGAAGGGCCCTTGGATAGTCTGCCCGGCGGGCAACGACAATCAGCGCGGCGATGGAAAGCAGATACGGCATCATCAGGAACACCTGGCCGGGAATGAAACTGCCGACTTCGGTCTGAAGACGCACCTGGAAGGCATCAAAAGCCCCGAAAAGCAGAGCGCCGATCAGGGCCTTGCCGGGGCGCCAGGAGGCGAACACCGTCAGAGCGATGCAGATCCAGCCACGGCCGTTGACCATGCCGAAGAAAAACGCGTCGAAGGCCGACATGGTCAGGAATGCGCCGCCAAGCGCCATGATCGCGGAGCCCGCAACCACCGTCCCGATGCGGATCGCATAGACCGAGAGGCCCTGCGATTCCACCGCAGCCGGATTGTCGCCGACCGCCTGGATGGCCAGGCCGAGCGGGGTTCGGTAGAGCACATAGGCCGTGACCGCGACCAACAGCAGGGCGAGGAAGGTCAGGGGCGTCTGCTGGAACAGGGCTGGCCCGAGGAACGGCAGGTCACTCAGGCCCGGAATGTCGAGCGGCTTGAAAGCCTCGATCCGAGGCGGTGACGAGACGTCCGGCAGGGCCGTCCGGTAGATGAAATAACTGAGCGAGGTGGCAAACAGCGTCACGCCAATGCCCGAGACGTGCTGAGAGAGCCCGAGAGGCACGGTCAGAATGGCGTGGATCAGTCCGAAGAAGGCGCCGGCCATCGCCGCGACCAGAACGCCGCCCCACAGGCCTGCGCCGAGCCAGACCGCCATCCAGCCGGCCATGGCACCGGCGGTGAAGATGCCTTCGATGCCGAGGTTGAGGACGCCGGCACGTTCGCAAACAAGCGCTCCGATGACACCGAAGATCAGCGGGGTCGCGATGCGGAGCGCGGCCGCCCAGAAGTTGGCGGAGATGAGAATGTCGAGGATCTCGGTCATTCTGCTGCCTCCGGGTTTGCCTGGCTGCCGACAAAGCGGATCTTGAAGCGCAGGAACAGACCGGAGACCAGAACGCACAACAGCGCCATGGCGACGATCAGGTCTGCCAGATAGTTGGAGACACCGGTGGCACGGGACATGGAATCAGCCCCCACAAAGATGCTCGCGATGAAGAGAGCTGCCAGAACGACACCGGCCGGGGAGAGCCCGGCAAGCATGGCGACAACGATGCCGGAATAGCCGAAACCGGGCGAAAGGTCAGCGGTCAGATAGCCTTTCAGACCGGCAACTTCACCAACGCCAGCAAGCCCTGCCAGCGCGCCGGACAGAAGACCGACGCGAATGAAGGTTGCGGTGACCGGAATGCCGGCGTGACGGGCGGCAGCGGCGTTCTCGCCAACCGCGCGGATTTCGAAACCCCAGACGGTGCGTTTCAAGAGGAAATAGACGCCGAGCGATGAAACGAGGGCGATGACAAGACCCCAGTGAATGCGCATCCGGTCCATCAGCTTGGGCAAGGCTGCTTCATCGAGGATGGGTTCCGACTGTGGCCAGCCCATGCCCATGGGGTCCTTCATCGGGCCTTCCAGCATCATCTGCACGAAAAGCAGGATGATGAAGTTCAGCAGCAAGGTGGTGACAACTTCATCGACGCCAAGTCGTGTTTTCAAAAGGGTCGGACCAAGCATGACCAGCCCGCCGGCGAGCGCACCGGCAACGATAACCATGGGAATGAGAAGGTAGGGCGGTGCGGAAATGACGCCAGTGCCGACGGCAACCGCCGCAAGGGCGCCGGCATAAAGCTGGCCTTCGGCGCCGATGTTCCAGAGCTTGGCCCGGAAGGCGACGGCTGCCGCCAGGCCGGTGAGGATCAGCGGTGTCGCCCTTGTCAGCATTTCGGTGAAGGCAAAGAGTGAGCCGAAGGCGCCCTTGGCCATGAGGCTGTAGGCTTCGAACACCGACAAGCCCGCAAAGGCCATGGGGATAGCGGCAAGCACCAGGGCGGCAACAGCCGCGGCAATCGATATACCCAGCATTCGGGAAACGGAGGAGGGGCCACGCGGTTCGAAGCGGATCATGCTGCGTCCTCCGCATTGTGTCCGGCCATCCTGAGGCCGAGAGAGCCGCGGTCCAGTGTCTCACTGGGTTCGGCTTCGGAAAGATGCCCGCGGTGGATCACGGCGATCCTGTCGGAAAGGCGCATGAGTTCGTCAAGATCCTCCGAGATCAGGATGACACCGGCCCCGCGGTCGCGAGCCGCCAGCAGGCGCTTGTGAACATCGGACGTGGCGCCGACATCCAGCCCGCGCGAGGGTTGGGCGGCCAGCACCACCTTTGGAACGGTTTCAAGGGTTCTGGCCAGTACGATCTTCTGGATATTGCCACCCGACAGCAGCCGCGCCGGGCTGTCCTCGCTCTGGCACCGGATATCGTAGGCCTTGATCAGGTTGCGCGCCCGCTCCCGCATGGCGGAGAACCGCAGCAGACCGAGGCGCTGGTTTTCCGGTTTGCGGATGGCTTCGATGGCAAGGTTTTCCGAAACGCTCATCGCTCCGACAATGCCGTCGTGGTGACGGTCTTCGGGTATGCGGGCAAGGCCGTTGTCGATCATGGTTCGGGCACTTGCGTGGCCGATCACCGTGCCTTCCAGCGTCATGGATCCTTGGGTGAGCGGTTCCAGACCGGAAATGACCCGTGCAAGCGTCGTCTGGCCGTTACCCGAAACCCCTGCAATGCCAAGGATTTCACCGGATTTCAGTGTGAGGTCGACCGCGTGCAAGGCATCGCGGCCATGTCCGGCGGAGGCCTTGTTCAAGACGAAAAGCGGTGCGCCCGGTGTGCCGGGGGACCGCAT includes these proteins:
- the ychF gene encoding redox-regulated ATPase YchF; its protein translation is MGFQCGIVGLPNVGKSTLFNALTKTAAAQAANYPFCTIEPNTGEVAVPDPRLYAIRQVAGSKEVIPTRITFVDIAGLVRGASKGEGLGNQFLANIREVDAIAHVLRCFEDDDITHVEGTVDPIADAETVETELMVADMESLERRIAPLKKKASGGDKEAKAVLPVMEAALALLQDGKPARVLEVSGPDEEKILKGLNLLTAKPVLYVCNVDEASAGEGNALSAKVAEKAKAEGAAAVVISAAIEAEISQLDKEEQEEFLETIGLEEPGLDRLIRAGYGLLGLITYFTAGPKETRAWTITEGTKAPGAAGVIHTDFERGFIRAQTIAYDDYVGLGGETAAKEAGKARDEGKEYVVKDGDVLLFKFNT
- a CDS encoding DUF4384 domain-containing protein, with the translated sequence MIFSRKKHGFLCAFSGSLFATLAAVTTCATVFSASPASAQSFNPRDLTGLLGDAPIDPALLEGVGQVNVTRAYIPDAIDLSPMMPPPLLQTYGSCVSYAIGYAMRGYYAALENNVEPGNRTFTPSPAFLHSQIRNRQEACETAGSHALLAMAYFKGNGSPDQDDIPDAAMCSERVETATMAPDRFRIRNFLFVFDKGRQRRNATDRDLDAIKQQLAAGNPVATGFLMVGVVPSSQTPDGVTLQYLKSGEIYQGSLGRHSGAAGGHQMVFVGYDERRQAFLVQNSWGPYWSGDGYGWISYEATKADMHNASIMRTSIVPPRPVPGLTRTDRDNEVAFAGDSCSSLYVSEDTPDGMPLLAGFVSTQEALRKLEAEFPPEQLQKIDVRPWPVCEALKTLARPLAEPSRPRIRLLGGSADLRYGDSLAFEVTAPDFASFLYIVYLQADGTVVNLLPRRGPVRQQVQFGDRFVYGDGRQGRQKFTVQPPAGSEAIIVIAAHSPVIQLEELENGGSGQFSMPVSAEGGAGTADDRYFLTALRAGMADRPDEMSLPREISAAVLHLTIREE
- a CDS encoding OmpA family protein; translation: MTLKGFDMRFLIEFATARLALAPVLALLVTMMLPAGASAQSVTPDQIINALLPDAGAPKSRSMRKQEPHPFRGISIEGQLPPEVELPRINLTVNFEFDSASLTNDGILTLQALGQALQDPRLRNMRFQIAGHTDLRGTSAYNLDLSKRRAFMVAEFLAAFYTIPRERLVPVGYGESRPVDPGDPASGRNRRVEIINVQPLS
- the pth gene encoding aminoacyl-tRNA hydrolase, yielding MKLIVGLGNPGAKYEGNRHNIGFMAVDEIHRRHSGFQPWKARFQGQVSEGRLGSEKVLLLKPSTYMNESGRSVGEAMRFYKIEPADIVVIYDELDLPPAKFRMKIGGGHGGHNGLRSITAHIGESYRRLRLGIGHPGDKKLVSNYVLGDFAKADRDWLEPLLMEVADQAALLAEGKDSQFANKLTLALEPEKAQRKGMSQESKAKDGMTGAAKAIAPGQGTPAPAKPKGQSHIRQARQGKSVNLPKSGPMADMLKKLLGGGD
- a CDS encoding 50S ribosomal protein L25/general stress protein Ctc, with product MAASYELKASARDRVGKGAARALRREGLLPAVIYGDKKQALPITIPVKETTITLHKGGFLTHIGIIDVDGEKHQVIAKDFQLHPVRDDVMHVDFLRVAKGSTLTVEVPVHFLNEETCPGIKKGGVLNIVRHTVEMTVPADNIPEALEIDLAKAQPGDSLHISAVKLPEGCQPTITDRDFTIATIAAPAGMKETDDEAEAEEGEGEAE
- a CDS encoding TfoX/Sxy family protein; its protein translation is MAIDEDLNDRLREALGNRAGISEKRMMGAMCFLLHGHMIAGADRTREGERRFIFRLGKSSHAVGLALPGAEPIVQGGRTLSGMFFVGEDDCTDEVLQNWLDLAIANALTLPPKGA
- a CDS encoding MOSC domain-containing protein produces the protein MTAKARIVSLFTGEPEHRWEGKEPSAIRKTRADGILQVSSTGITTDRQADLSVHGGPEKALHIYPSEHYAHWRDAFPEKAEIYQPGGFGENIASKGFTEEDLCIGDILSAGTVRMQISQGRQPCWKLNMHTDNPTQAAHFQKTGRTGWYFRVLQEGSFQAGDELTVVERPCPDWNLREVIHARFNPRLDPAVAKALSELEELAEPWRVSFAKKADPAFQEDTSKRLNG
- a CDS encoding MarR family transcriptional regulator, with the translated sequence MFAPTDTQTIRDLIDRLTRLAAAEEWNGPLNPSQFAALNYLARANRFSRAPSHVADFLATTRGTASQTLKALSRKELIAETRSDEDKRSIRYDVTQAGRDLLQDPSSLENVIDALPPDVAASLASSLKALVLTMLHQRGGRSFGLCSTCRHHEARETGGYCQLLNVPLSPVDAAQLCHEHTPAESHQP
- a CDS encoding amidohydrolase family protein codes for the protein MSFDLLVKNANLPDGRHGIDIACRNGRIEAVEAGITADVGQVIDAGGHLVSPPFIDSHFHMDATLSLGLPRMNRSGTLLEGIALWGELKEILTVDAVVERALRYCDLAVSQGLLAIRTHVDVCDDRLTGVKGLLEVREKVKDYIDLQLVAFPQDGLYRSATAEKNLLTALDMGVDIVGGIPHFERTMDDGARSVARLCEIAAERGLMVDMHCDETDDPMSRHIETLAYQTQRLGLQGRVAGSHLTSMHSMDNYYVSKLLPLIAEAEVHAIANPLINITLQGRHDTYPKRRGQTRVPEMRSYGINVAFGHDCVMDPWYSMGSGDMLEVASMGLHVAQMTSRDAIRYCYDCVTAHPAKAMNLDGYGLDKGCKADFVLLQARDTIEAIRLKATRLAVVKSGKVIATTPARQAQLTLPGRPAQVDPASYAPHEG
- a CDS encoding ABC transporter permease, yielding MTEILDILISANFWAAALRIATPLIFGVIGALVCERAGVLNLGIEGIFTAGAMAGWMAVWLGAGLWGGVLVAAMAGAFFGLIHAILTVPLGLSQHVSGIGVTLFATSLSYFIYRTALPDVSSPPRIEAFKPLDIPGLSDLPFLGPALFQQTPLTFLALLLVAVTAYVLYRTPLGLAIQAVGDNPAAVESQGLSVYAIRIGTVVAGSAIMALGGAFLTMSAFDAFFFGMVNGRGWICIALTVFASWRPGKALIGALLFGAFDAFQVRLQTEVGSFIPGQVFLMMPYLLSIAALIVVARRADYPRALLVPYFRGQR
- a CDS encoding ABC transporter permease, which encodes MIRFEPRGPSSVSRMLGISIAAAVAALVLAAIPMAFAGLSVFEAYSLMAKGAFGSLFAFTEMLTRATPLILTGLAAAVAFRAKLWNIGAEGQLYAGALAAVAVGTGVISAPPYLLIPMVIVAGALAGGLVMLGPTLLKTRLGVDEVVTTLLLNFIILLFVQMMLEGPMKDPMGMGWPQSEPILDEAALPKLMDRMRIHWGLVIALVSSLGVYFLLKRTVWGFEIRAVGENAAAARHAGIPVTATFIRVGLLSGALAGLAGVGEVAGLKGYLTADLSPGFGYSGIVVAMLAGLSPAGVVLAALFIASIFVGADSMSRATGVSNYLADLIVAMALLCVLVSGLFLRFKIRFVGSQANPEAAE